One region of candidate division WOR-3 bacterium genomic DNA includes:
- a CDS encoding cation:proton antiporter, whose translation MICAYLGAKLLRRISFPAVTAYLLVGILIGPRLLNLIPVKIMDASDFVSNFVLGIIAFTLGANFRIEGIRAAGKPVIWISVLEAAFAWILVTLVMIAYHSLNNLPIHPAFVLGAAAAATAPAATVMVIREYRASGPVTEMLLKVVAIDDAWCLIFSALAITTANALRLGVFNSVVLLEAIFEICAALILGAVLGFALNLLSRFIMTVEEVLVIVIGFILLAVGLSMTLRLSPLLTNIAFGLVVANIVRNNELFFEKLRDIDMVFFLGFFVLVGANLEIHLLPKVGIMGVLYIIFRVFGKFIGVRLGSYISKAGENISKYLAWGLVPQAGVALGVALSAKALYPEYGDVIFTTITATTVIYELVGPIFAKYGLKKAGEI comes from the coding sequence ATCATATGTGCGTATTTGGGTGCAAAGCTTCTGCGCCGCATTAGTTTCCCTGCCGTTACCGCATATCTTCTGGTCGGGATCCTTATCGGTCCCCGTTTGTTGAATCTCATTCCAGTCAAGATCATGGATGCATCCGATTTCGTTTCGAATTTTGTGCTGGGTATTATCGCTTTCACCCTCGGTGCGAATTTCAGGATAGAAGGTATCAGAGCAGCCGGTAAACCGGTGATATGGATCTCTGTACTCGAAGCTGCGTTTGCCTGGATCCTTGTTACACTGGTAATGATCGCCTATCATTCTTTGAATAACCTTCCCATACATCCGGCTTTCGTTTTGGGAGCGGCTGCCGCAGCGACTGCACCCGCCGCAACCGTGATGGTGATCCGGGAGTATCGGGCCAGCGGGCCGGTTACCGAAATGCTTTTGAAAGTGGTGGCAATTGATGATGCCTGGTGTCTGATATTCTCAGCCCTGGCGATAACGACGGCAAATGCCTTGAGGCTTGGAGTTTTCAACTCCGTTGTACTCCTCGAGGCCATTTTTGAGATATGCGCGGCCTTGATACTCGGCGCAGTACTGGGTTTCGCTCTCAATCTACTATCCCGTTTCATAATGACGGTGGAGGAAGTGCTTGTCATTGTCATTGGTTTCATACTGTTGGCAGTGGGTTTATCCATGACCCTGAGACTTTCCCCGCTTTTAACCAATATCGCTTTTGGCCTGGTCGTTGCTAACATCGTCAGAAACAATGAATTGTTCTTTGAAAAATTGAGAGACATCGATATGGTCTTCTTTCTGGGATTTTTTGTTCTGGTTGGTGCAAATCTTGAGATTCATCTTTTGCCGAAGGTCGGCATCATGGGAGTGCTATATATTATATTCAGGGTCTTTGGCAAATTCATTGGCGTGAGACTCGGGTCTTACATATCGAAGGCCGGAGAGAACATCAGCAAGTACCTCGCCTGGGGGCTGGTACCGCAGGCCGGAGTGGCGCTCGGCGTTGCATTGAGCGCCAAGGCGTTGTATCCGGAGTACGGCGATGTCATCTTCACGACGATCACCGCGACTACGGTGATATATGAACTGGTCGGCCCGATATTTGCCAAGTACGGGTTGAAGAAGGCAGGAGAGATTTAA
- a CDS encoding CBS domain-containing protein, giving the protein MDIEKLSVASVMRRDAPTVSPSTNLKQLIEFMRKTNHYMLPVVDEDRTLLGIVNYRGILSIFRPFSGSVSEIVERMPFVEKVDDEDLNLELSPEMGTLILVADIINTNYVSITEDRTVREARRLMRLHNIETLPVVADKKLVGVLSLLDILVFILKEHEILNSE; this is encoded by the coding sequence ATGGACATTGAAAAACTATCGGTCGCATCAGTAATGAGGCGTGATGCACCTACGGTTAGCCCTTCGACAAATCTGAAGCAATTGATTGAATTCATGCGAAAGACTAATCACTACATGCTCCCGGTTGTCGATGAGGACAGGACGCTATTAGGAATAGTGAACTACCGCGGAATTCTGAGCATATTCCGTCCTTTTTCAGGATCGGTCAGCGAAATAGTGGAAAGAATGCCTTTTGTCGAGAAAGTCGATGATGAAGATTTGAATCTCGAACTCTCTCCCGAAATGGGTACGCTAATTCTGGTTGCCGACATCATCAACACGAACTATGTGTCTATCACTGAGGATAGAACAGTACGCGAGGCGCGACGGCTCATGAGACTTCATAACATCGAGACGCTACCCGTAGTCGCAGACAAGAAGTTGGTGGGCGTATTGTCTTTGCTCGATATTCTTGTCTTCATATTAAAAGAACACGAAATCTTGAACAGTGAATAG
- a CDS encoding cation:proton antiporter — translation MNSLLSAGLILLLGFVGARLLKLVRLPSVTAFLIVGILIGPQLLNLVTVEIFAASEFFSNLVLGLIAFSLGENFRIDKLRQGMRQVMWISLSAALAAWLLVSTALIVYFISIKMPIYPAIVLGAAASATAPAATVLVIREYRASGILTELLLKVVAIDDAWCLIFAAMAIAVGNAMRADVFQLSIVFAGLGEIFGALVLGGVLGYLSSRLSKYVRTREELLVYTLGLLFLDVGLSIALEVSVLLSAMMMGLVMVNIARENYRFFEVLRSVDTPLYLAFFIMSGAHLDFAILYKMGLAGILYIVFRTIGKVYGAKLGARISNAPKSVEHWLGLSLAPQAGVALGIGLVAKVTFPDFGGYIFTIIAATSVIFELIGPLLTKYSLIKAGEILPSE, via the coding sequence GTGAATAGCCTACTCAGCGCCGGTCTGATTCTACTGTTGGGATTTGTCGGCGCGCGCCTCCTGAAATTGGTGCGCCTGCCAAGCGTAACCGCCTTTCTGATAGTAGGCATCCTGATCGGCCCCCAGTTGCTTAACCTCGTCACGGTAGAGATCTTTGCCGCCTCAGAGTTCTTTTCGAATCTTGTTCTGGGGCTGATCGCCTTCAGTCTGGGTGAGAATTTCCGTATTGACAAATTGCGCCAGGGTATGAGACAGGTCATGTGGATTTCACTGAGCGCCGCCCTGGCAGCCTGGTTACTCGTCTCGACTGCCCTGATTGTGTACTTCATCAGCATCAAGATGCCCATATACCCTGCTATTGTCCTGGGTGCAGCCGCGTCGGCCACTGCACCCGCTGCCACGGTGTTGGTTATCCGCGAGTACCGGGCAAGCGGTATACTCACTGAGTTGCTGCTCAAAGTGGTTGCTATCGACGATGCCTGGTGTCTTATTTTTGCCGCCATGGCAATTGCGGTGGGTAATGCAATGCGCGCCGACGTGTTTCAGCTGTCGATCGTGTTTGCCGGTTTGGGTGAAATATTCGGCGCTCTGGTGCTTGGTGGTGTGCTCGGATATCTTTCTTCCAGATTGAGCAAGTATGTAAGGACGAGAGAAGAACTGCTGGTCTATACGCTCGGCCTATTGTTCCTGGATGTCGGTTTGTCCATCGCCCTGGAGGTGTCGGTGCTATTGTCGGCAATGATGATGGGCTTGGTCATGGTCAATATCGCCCGTGAGAATTACAGGTTCTTCGAAGTCCTGCGCTCGGTCGACACTCCTCTTTATCTTGCATTCTTCATCATGTCCGGCGCCCATCTTGATTTTGCAATACTATATAAAATGGGACTTGCCGGCATTCTTTATATAGTATTCCGTACGATAGGAAAGGTCTATGGTGCCAAACTCGGCGCGAGGATAAGCAACGCGCCAAAGAGTGTTGAGCACTGGCTCGGCCTCAGCCTGGCACCACAGGCTGGTGTAGCATTGGGTATCGGTCTTGTCGCCAAGGTAACCTTTCCGGATTTTGGAGGTTATATTTTCACCATCATAGCTGCAACCTCGGTGATATTCGAACTGATCGGCCCTTTGTTGACGAAATACAGCCTTATAAAAGCCGGGGAGATTTTGCCATCTGAATAG
- a CDS encoding diguanylate cyclase yields MEALVFDPDRLRLTTLSRHLHQLGLSNTTVSNIGELRKIVRKKKCDICILDVSALTILDQLRKQHEEVPVILVADRSAVMNLEKAIFAGVAGLLLRPYRIDFLQKVLEKAIQRRNEIIYNRKTVMSLQRKVQVLQTLNEVVQAINSSLKPKEILNTIMAKAADLINAEGWSVLMINEKTKELVFEAASGKAGKKLLGMRLKIGQGVAGWVSRYGASLMVPDVSKDPRFYSGVDQQTKFTTKSVLCVPMRSRDRIIGVVEVVNKIGGESFTQDDFEIFENVVAHLTIALEKANLYRKMEQASLVDDLTQLYNTRYCNQFLDNFLIERKDASGRISLIFLDIDFFKLVDDNFGHLVGSETLKIVGERMTRVIRKNDVIVRYGGDEYIVLLPNTDKRTALIIAERIRVVIGREPFYAFGNKKFSITVTLGVAAYPEDAKTRDELIGKADKAMYEGKMSGRNKVVAA; encoded by the coding sequence ATGGAAGCATTAGTCTTCGATCCGGACCGCCTTAGACTTACGACTCTCTCCAGACATCTTCACCAACTCGGATTGAGCAATACTACAGTATCGAACATAGGCGAGTTGCGTAAGATTGTACGGAAGAAGAAGTGTGACATATGTATACTTGATGTATCAGCATTGACAATACTCGATCAGTTAAGGAAACAGCACGAGGAAGTGCCTGTCATACTTGTCGCCGACCGAAGTGCGGTAATGAATTTGGAGAAAGCGATTTTTGCCGGCGTGGCGGGATTGCTCCTTCGCCCCTATAGGATCGATTTCCTGCAGAAAGTTTTGGAAAAAGCCATTCAACGGAGAAATGAGATTATATACAACCGCAAGACCGTGATGTCTCTGCAGCGAAAGGTTCAGGTATTGCAGACACTCAATGAGGTGGTTCAGGCGATCAATTCATCGCTCAAGCCCAAAGAGATTCTTAATACTATCATGGCAAAAGCCGCGGATCTGATAAACGCGGAAGGTTGGTCGGTTCTTATGATCAATGAGAAAACAAAAGAATTGGTTTTTGAGGCGGCCTCGGGAAAAGCCGGGAAGAAACTTCTGGGAATGAGATTGAAAATTGGGCAGGGTGTTGCCGGCTGGGTCTCCCGGTACGGCGCGTCGTTGATGGTTCCCGATGTGTCGAAAGACCCCCGGTTCTACTCAGGGGTCGACCAGCAAACAAAGTTCACCACAAAGTCGGTGCTTTGTGTGCCAATGAGGAGCCGTGATCGGATCATCGGGGTCGTGGAGGTCGTCAACAAAATAGGCGGCGAATCTTTTACGCAGGACGATTTCGAAATATTCGAAAATGTTGTTGCGCATTTGACCATAGCGCTCGAGAAGGCGAACCTGTACAGAAAAATGGAACAGGCGAGCCTGGTCGACGATCTCACTCAATTGTATAACACCCGGTACTGCAATCAATTCCTGGATAATTTTCTGATCGAGAGGAAAGACGCAAGCGGAAGGATTTCCTTGATATTTTTGGATATCGACTTTTTCAAGCTGGTCGATGACAATTTCGGTCATCTTGTTGGCAGCGAGACCCTGAAAATTGTCGGTGAAAGAATGACCAGGGTTATCCGCAAGAATGACGTGATCGTGCGCTACGGTGGTGACGAGTATATCGTTCTCTTGCCAAACACGGATAAGAGAACCGCATTGATTATTGCCGAGAGGATCAGGGTGGTGATCGGCCGCGAACCGTTCTACGCATTCGGCAACAAGAAATTCAGTATCACGGTGACGCTTGGTGTTGCCGCTTACCCCGAAGATGCCAAGACGCGCGACGAGCTCATCGGCAAGGCGGACAAGGCGATGTACGAAGGCAAAATGAGTGGGCGCAACAAGGTTGTCGCGGCCTGA